In Anabas testudineus chromosome 12, fAnaTes1.2, whole genome shotgun sequence, one genomic interval encodes:
- the zgc:162472 gene encoding transcription factor TFIIIB component B'' homolog isoform X2 → MFRRSRFSVRPNVGTAGKTAATPQEVTPVNQEASEIPKDVSESISGPAVTDNKSVLTPAEKSTGPGDGSDQNGDGSSSSAAVQRRKRFSVKPKVAPGRPTTLARTTKSPVKALSETPVEASGSDFDKPATSSQTAPTADPQGLKSPRRRRHSEDVKQPKPTSIPNDNSAPSAVPSAEDSLEQTHLPADSGKKLESTSGSHVKEVPPRPPDRVPPFIPDKEAIELSEKAKTLVSSKNVLSLSPSALSLSRLLNDPQDLQRLAKAQKLRELLREERHKEKKLKKAKTRLKEYSLDPAKMTMRDLIHYLPMSNPMTSSLEQSTQENETVVPTSPGGEESPERAQEPEVTPKTVSQTEEENEEADEEQDDAIMVPQVKVAEDGSLIIDEESLTVEVQRAKGPNPAQDRDPIFERGSTTTYSSFRKGTCSKPWSSEETDMFFLAVSMVGTDFSMICQLFPHRARAEIKNKFKREERENAWRIDKAFRERRKLDIEYFSKLLEKILEFQKNKKKLKSLATKKSPKKQRKRKAKGKKAAKMSDVEEEDEEDDNHPDLEDEEGGEKENELLCNEGETAAPKPKKKRKTQTGKDASNEEPSNKKNKSGEKSIEQGEPCIPEDSEAALPEETINSDISEKSNNANAKDTAVKPAKLARGRAPKPLLPLGRKWGKKVPPPSTEAKGGEDDRVSDGAAKEKEKEDASPPGTSANDENSSEEEEAAVPPPRPTRYGRLPKPTKHLTYPCKDDEHSSASETTPSLPMQHTASAAKPKPKCTTKRGRSSMPQPDKESKKPKLVTLRASKTDYSDDENDQQCEEEEVEEEQPACSPSKDSIAPAFVPASLRSPPSKISTVEEAMEELDILANMPDVLGISQDALCPDASCEQAQNEMGTAEPCEHQLDLLVDVIDFLSSEQTEESENESYNEAAQTLLTIGNLTHLFQATQTQDHITGTTSNSETHQQDLEGEIPSNPSAYEQTGTPASSNCATETSEAGATLEIQNSTADSGDTDPICNEQWTGSDKNHVPQLQSSPETLKKNSPQTTKKESSVVEPKLCQPSRTAQLTSQPETSAVVQSDIEPVPEEAAPEITECTLPSLKDIPCDEIKLTEEPSGSEGRSLQSPCFSHGQFEPILEHANQETKSMSSGKDENPISHPEIESGSNNSVASDVLVMSVEQGSKTDSVQGQEVSHCAGSVSPVEDLPDTHKAESEVASTLQSRRSRLQKVKPKPNLPQTSRTARPKPQVTKSSIEKDVSPVPKAKAEVEPEQTSSTPPEKSTENSGTASDLTSSLDLGPTPEHTQELSTAEEKSIDDGLFGQVGSSVTTSGGSSSENQDFCEEKLPTGFIAESHADLIESCSNLTTTEILITKPQVEQGSNPGSVPVQEGNGAGSVPPVEDFSHKSEGEVASTYRSKRSRSQKVIPKPNLLQTSRTVRPKAQTTKISIEKDLSTTPDVEPEQTCAPLPAETAQSTVSASDPSQDLSSTLKQTEEFSTTEVKNTDVGLCAQVDSSTATSGLSASEDQNLSRVQIQLQHSGEQDSGDTTPLSESIECPVSSKSAVTELKSGLGSPSNLPSRPESSGTTVADIEAQPTCGTIFPEESSTGTASVSALSMELDMTHQPTEEHKTDVGFGLDSSSESSEPNVPQRRRRFPKVKPKPNLASSTRTSRSKLQPSGISQTSEQHMDTSSNVTVEQQSVSTGAVELNTQQTDDSATFSNVQFSEDGTMESKINSVLTKRADPKESSDESCRKSDSEEKSQNAAQQCSEIIETNQTSNKNPQSAHSTDESQSQPSDSTTSLGKAPPQRGRLIKPRPNLRRSSQTPKPQQVQNTTQEETDSGTCSNSVVASVSQNPLSVLTPDKEPVEGAVEQHSKEDSAGSSLGCLKPTVEQLTHDDRSSNDAGTSLECFTVYQVPSTQNAPTSNSEGTQSHPCLNLFPDMLSEQVPSDPDEPFFILSLTEIPVSSSGEVVDSAAEPLSYLPVTDASIPQQSGLPGESLAAVAAGDAALLSEAPVTITTEKSGEMSLTNVKDTGVDATNNVDLNMKNPVDAHEMTTVETVENNNDTEIPTTKKRLRGTERGAKLQVKPTKERTKQRSKTLATNTIQDPHNLESSVKPEASGATTTAGRVVTETQKESDDQVDAEKETLTCAQDSSSGGTRVTKSAAPSSNPPSCKAVSKNSKQRTPRAAGKKSSTKRHNIPTTPSPTQLPDVAPPSSSTTSPTQTEVGMELDAEYGSQWPDLTTSTSQCTAEVSTSQQSDYVESSSIEEEPTSVSQYFLSDIFTEVEEG, encoded by the exons ATGTTTCGTCGGTCAAGATTTAGTGTCCGACCCAATGTCGGTACAGCagggaaaacagcagcaacacctCAGGAAGTCACTCCAGTAAATCAGGAGGCCAGTGAGATCCCTAAAGATGTCAGTGAGAGCATCAGTGGTCCTGCTGTGACAGATAACAAGTCTGTTCTGACCCCAGCAGAAAAAAGTACAGGCCCAGG AGATGGCAGTGACCAAAATGGCGACGGTAGTAGCTCCTCAGCAGCAGTCCAGAGAAGAAAGCGGTTTTCTGTCAAGCCCAAAGTAGCACCAGGCCGCCCCACAACTCTTGCTCGAACAACAAAGTCCCCTGTCAAGGCACTCTCTGAAACTCCTGTTGAAGCCTCTGGCTCAGATTTTGATAAACCAGCAACGTCCAGCCAAACTGCTCCCACAGCAGACCCTCAGGGACTCAAGTCCCCGAGGCGACGGAGACATTCTGAAGATGTGAAGCAGCCTAAACCCACCTCCATTCCTAACGACAATTCAGCACCGTCAGCTGTCCCTTCAGCTGAAGACTCACTTGAACAAACTCACCTGCCAGcagacagtggcaagaaattaGAAAGCACGTCAGGCAGTCACGTTAAAGAAGTTCCTCCCAGACCACCAGATAGAGTACCCCCCTTTATACCAGACAAAGAAGCTATTGAACTATCAGAGAAGGCCAAAACTCTAGTGTCTTCTAAGAATGTACTTTCACTGTCACCATCAGCGTTGTCCTTGAGTAGACTCCTGAATGACCCGCAAGATTTACAGAGACTGGCAAAGGCCCAAAAGCTCAGAGAGCTGCTCCGGGAGGAGAGGCACAAAGAAAAG AAACTCAAGAAAGCTAAGACACGTCTAAAGGAATACTCTCTAGATCCTGCCAAAATGACTATGAGGGACCTAATTCATTATCTACCCATGTCTAACCCCATGAC aTCCAGTTTAGAACAGTCAACTCAGGAGAATGAGACGGTGGTCCCAACTTCACCAGGAGGAGAAGA GTCTCCAGAGAGAGCACAGGAACCTGAAGTCACCCCTAAAACAGTGAGCCAAACGGAGGAGGAAAATGAGGAGGCAGATGAAGAGCAGGATGACGCGATCATGGTTCCTCAGGTCAAAGTAGCAGAGGATGGCTCACTGATAATTGATGAAGAAAG CTTAACAGTGGAAGTCCAGCGAGCAAAGGGGCCAAATCCAGCGCAAGATCGAGATCCCATCTTTGAGCGTGGCTCAACTACAACTTATTCCAGCTTCAGGAAGGGGACCTGTTCGAAACCATGGTCTAGTGAAG AGACAGACATGTTCTTTCTGGCTGTTAGTATGGTGGGGACAGACTTTTCCATGATTTGTCAACTGTTTCCTCACAGAGCTCGAGCAGAAATTAAA AACAAATTCAAAAGAGAAGAGCGTGAGAATGCATGGAGGATAGACAAAGCTTTCC GAGAGAGGCGTAAACTGGATATAGAGTATTTTTCTAAGTTGCTGGAAAAAATCCTGgaatttcagaaaaacaagaagaaactcAAATCACTTGCTACGAAGAAATCCCCcaagaagcagaggaagagaaaggcaAAGG GCAAAAAAGCTGCAAAGATGAGtgatgtggaggaggaagatgaggaggacgaTAATCATCCTGACTTGGAGGATGAGGAAGGGGGAGAAAAGGAGAATGAGCTCCTCTGTAATGAAGGGGAAACCGCTGCTCCCAAGCCTAAGAAAAAACgaaaaacacagactggaaaGGATGCTTCAAATGAGGAACCAAGTAACAAGAAGAACAAATCTGGTGAAAAGAGCATAGAACAAG GTGAGCCTTGCATACCTGAAGACTCTGAAGCAGCACTTCCTGAGGAAACAATAAACTCAGACAT ATCTGAAAAGAGTAATAATGCGAATGCCAAGGACACTGCCGTCAAGCCAGCCAAACTGGCCCGAGGTAGAGCACCAAAACCACTGTTGCCTTTGGGCCGGAAGTGGGGTAAAAAGGTACCACCACCCTCCACAGAGGCCAAAGGTGGTGAAGACGACCGTGTGAGTGATGGAGCCGCTAAAGAGAAG GAAAAGGAAGATGCATCACCTCCAGGGACTTCAGCCAATGATGAGAATTCCtctgaagaagaggaagctgcTGTTCCACCTCCAAGACCTACCAG GTATGGGAGACTCCCCAAACCCACCAAGCACTTGACTTATCCTTGTAAAGACGATGAACACTCCTCGGCATCAGAAACCACTCCTTCTTTACCAATGCAGCACACTGCATCTGCTGCCAAGCCTAAACCCAAATGCACAACCAAGCGGGGACGATCATCAATGCCACAACCAGACAAAGAGTCAAAAAAGCCCAAACTAGTCACCCTCAGAGCCTCTAAGACAGATTACAGTGATGATGAGAACGATCAGCagtgtgaagaagaagaggttgAGGAAGAGCAGCCTGCGTGTAGCCCCAGTAAGGACAGTATTGCCCCTGCATTTGTGCCTGCCAGCCTGCGCTCCCCACCTTCTAAAATTTCAACGGTGGAAGAGGCTATGGAGGAG CTTGATATCTTGGCCAATATGCCTGATGTATTGGGCATCTCCCAAGATGCACTGTGCCCTGATGCCTCTTGTGAGCAGGCTCAAAATGAGATGGGCACAGCTGAACCATGTGAACATCAGTTGGATCTGCTAGTT GATGTTATAGACTTCCTTTCTTCAGAGCAGACAGAAG aATCTGAGAATGAAAGCTACAATGAGGCTGCTCAAACCTTGTTGACCATTGGCAATCTGACTCACCTCTTTCAAGCAACACAGACTCAAGATCACATAACAG GGACAAcatcaaacagtgaaacacaccaACAAGACCTAGAGGGTGAAATTCCATCAAATCCTTCTGCATATGAGCAAACTGGCACTCCAGCTTCTAGTAATTGTGCCACTGAAACCTCAGAGGCTGGTGCTACTCTGGAAATACAGAACAGCACAGCAGACAGTGGTGACACTGATCCAATTTGTAATGAACAGTGGACTGGTTCGGATAAGAACCATGTTCCTCAATTACAGTCAAGTCCAGAGACTTTAAAGAAAAATTCTCCACAAACCACTAAAAAAGAATCGTCTGTGGTGGAACCAAAACTTTGCCAACCTTCAAGGACTGCACAGCTAACATCCCAGCCAGAGACATCGGCTGTCGTCCAATCAGACATAGAACCAGTTCCTGAAGAAGCAGCTCCTGAGATAACAGAATGTACTCTACCATCACTAAAAGACATTCCCTGTGATGAAATCAAACTAACAGAAGAGCCGTCTGGGAGTGAGGGGAGATCTCTTCAGAGTCCTTGCTTTTCTCATGGCCAGTTTGAACCCATTTTGGAACATGCCAACCAAGAGACAAAGTCAATGTCTTCGGGTAAAGATGAAAACCCAATTTCTCATCCTGAAATAGAGAGCGGCTCTAATAATTCAGTAGCATCTGACGTATTAGTCATGTCAGTTGAACAAGGGTCAAAGACAGATTCTGTCCAAGGCCAAGAAGTCAGTCATTGTGCTGGTTCTGTTTCACCTGTAGAAGATTTACCTGACACTCATAAAGCAGAGAGTGAAGTTGCATCAACGTTACAGTCAAGAAGGAGTCGTTTACAAAAAGTAAAACCCAAACCAAACCTACCACAAACATCTAGAACTGCTCGGCCAAAGCCTCAGGTCACAAAAAGTTCTATAGAGAAGGACGTATCTCCAGTCCCCAAAGCAAAAGCAGAAGTCGAACCAGAACAAACCTCTTCAACACCTCCTGAAAAATCAACTGAAAACTCAGGTACTGCTTCTGATTTGACTTCATCGTTGGACTTAGGCCCTactcctgaacacacacaggaattGTCTACAGCTGAGGAGAAAAGTATAGATGATGGACTTTTTGGTCAAGTTGGTTCAAGTGTGACAACATCAGGTGGAAGTTCTTCAGAGAACCAGGACTTCTGTGAAGAAAAGTTACCGACAGGATTCATAGCTGAGTCTCATGCAGATTTAATAGAGAGTTGTTCTAATCTAACAACTACTGAAATATTAATTACCAAACCACAGGTTGAACAAGGGTCAAATCCAGGTTCTGTCCCAGTCCAAGAGGGCAATGGTGCTGGTTCTGTACCACCTGTAGAAGATTTTAGTCATAAATCAGAGGGTGAAGTTGCCTCTACTTACCGGTCTAAAAGAAGTCGATCACAAAAAGTCATACCCAAACCAAACCTACTACAGACGTCTAGAACTGTTCGGCCAAAGGCTCAAACCACAAAAATTTCTATAGAGAAAGACTTGAGCACAACTCCAGATGTAGAACCAGAACAAACCTGTGCCCCCCTCCCTGCAGAAACTGCTCAGAGTACTGTTTCTGCTTCAGACCCATCCCAGGATTTAAGCTCTACTCTTAAACAGACAGAAGAGTTTTCTACAACTGAGGtaaaaaatacagatgttgGACTTTGTGCTCAGGTAGACTCAAGTACAGCAACATCAGGTCTCAGTGCCTCAGAAGACCAGAACCTCTCCAGAGTTCAAATTCAGTTGCAACACAGTGGGGAACAGGACAGTGGAGACACAACACCACTATCTGAGTCCATAGAATGTCCAGTGTCATCCAAATCAGCAGTGACAGAATTAAAAAGTGGTCTAGGGTCTCCCTCCAACTTACCATCAAGGCCTGAGTCTAGTGGCACCACAGTAGCTGACATAGAAGCACAGCCAACTTGTGGTACCATCTTTCCTGAAGAATCAAGTACTGGCACTGCCTCAGTTTCAGCACTGTCAATGGAACTAGATATGACCCATCAACCCACTGAGGAACATAAGACAGATGTTGGATTTGGACTAGACTCAAGCTCAGAGAGCTCAGAACCAAATGTACCTCAAAGAAGGCGACGCTTTCCCAAGGTCAAACCCAAACCCAATTTAGCATCATCCACCAGAACATCACGGTCCAAACTGCAGCCCAGTGGGATCAGTCAAACCTCAGAACAACACATGGACACATCTTCAAATGTCACAGTAGAACAACAGTCTGTGTCCACAGGAGCTGTAGAGTTAAACACCCAACAAACAGATGATTCAGCTACATTTTCAAATGTCCAGTTTTCTGAAGATGGCACTATGGAGTCAAAAATAAATTCTGTATTGACTAAAAGGGCAGATCCAAAAGAAAGCAGTGATGAATCATGTCGAAAGAGTGACTCAgaagaaaaaagtcaaaatgcAGCTCAACAGTGTTCTGAAATCATTGAAACTAATCAGACATCAAACAAAAACCCTCAGTCTGCTCATAG CACTGATGAATCACAATCACAGCCATCGGACTCCACTACATCCTTAGGAAAAGCTCCTCCTCAAAGAGGCAGGCTTATAAAACCTAGACCAAACCTGAGGCGCAGCAGTCAAACTCCAAAACCCCAACAGGTCcagaacacaacacaagaaGAAACAG attCTGGCACTTGCTCAAACAGTGTGGTTGCATCCGTTTCCCAAAATCCTTTGTCTGTACTAACACCTGACAAGGAACCAGTAGAGGGAGCTGTTGAACAACATAGTAAGGAAGACTCTGCTGGATCTTCTCTTGGCTGCTTAAAACCTACTGTCGAACAACTCACTCATGATGACAGGTCTTCAAATGATGCTGGAACTTCTCTGGAATGTTTTACCGTCTACCAGGTCCCATCTACCCAG AATGCTCCAACGTCAAATTCAGAAGGGACCCAAAGTCATCCATGTCTCAACCTATTTCCAGACA TGCTGTCTGAGCAGGTGCCTTCAGATCCAGATGAACCAtttttcatcctctctctcactGAGATCCCAGTCTCGTCATCAGGGGAGGTGGTGGACAGTGCAGCTGAGCCCCTCTCTTATCTTCCTGTAACAGATGCATCAATACCACAGCAAAG CGGTCTTCCTGGAGAAAGTTTGGCAGCGGTAGCAGCAGGAGATGCTGCGTTACTTTCTGAAGCCCCCGTGACCATAACCACAGAGAAGAGTGGTGAGATGAGCCTCACGAATGTAAAAGATACTGGAGTGGACGCAACTAATAATGTG GATTTGAACATGAAGAATCCAGTGGATGCACATG AGATGACTACAGTTGAGACTGTAGAGAATAATAATGATACTGAAATTCCAACAACAAAGAAGAGGCTAAGAGGCACTGAAAGAGGAG CCAAATTGCAGGTTAAGCCTACAAAGGAAAGGACAAAACAACGCAGCAAGACTCTCGCTACAAACACCATCCAGGACCCTCATAATCTAGAGTCTTCTGTGAAGCCAGAAGCCTCTggtgcaacaacaacagcaggcaGAGTTgtgactgaaacacagaaagaaagtgatGATCAAGTAGATGCTGAAAAGGAGACTCTAACGTGTGCACAGGATAGCAGCTCAGGAGGGACGAGGGTCACCAAGAG CGCTGCACCTTCAAGCAATCCTCCATCTTGCAAAGCAGTTTCCAAGAACTCTAAGCAGAGAACCCCACGTGCAGCAGGGAAAAAATCTAGCACAAAGCGACATAACATCCCTACAACACCCAGTCCGACACAACTACCAGATGTAGCCCCCCCATCATCGTCTACCACAtcaccaacacaaacagaagtgGGTATGGAACTGGACGCTGAATATGGTAGTCAATGGCCAGACCTAACAACTAGCACTTCTCAATGCACAGCTGAG GTTTCAACTTCTCAGCAAAGTGACTATGTGGAGAGCAGCTCCATAGAGGAGGAGCCCACCAGTGTATCGCAGTACTTCTTAAGTGACATCTTTACAGAAGTAGAGGAGGGTTAA